Genomic DNA from Brassica rapa cultivar Chiifu-401-42 chromosome A04, CAAS_Brap_v3.01, whole genome shotgun sequence:
aaaaaactataattttagaAAACGTAGTAAATCAATAGTTTGAAAATCATGTACCTTTTTTAGCAgaccaagaaaaaaaagtatttttaaaaattaaaataactattttgatAAATGTATCACCATCATAtcagaaaaaataaatcaacCACAAATATTAAAAGGGGAATATTAAAAGCTTTTTGGGATGATGTATgtttaaacaaaagaatatGTGGACTGGACTTTATTGCATTAATATGAACAAACAAATTGATCTAAACGCAGTGTTTCAATCATACTTGGGTTGTTTTGTTCGTTATCTtcttcaaacaaaacaaaacaaaacaaaacagagagACTCACAGGTCGGATCTGATTCCTCTGCCAGGGATCAGATTCTTGAACTCAACGATCTCTCCAATAGGTAAAAGCTTCTGAATTTATTTCAAATGCATACAAAGAAGAGCTATACGATTCATTCATCTCTCAATAGGATCCCAatctattatttattattattatttaaatcttCTCTATTTTTCACTATTCTTAATTTGTTTAATCAATAAAGCAAAGTAGTAATCTTTTATGTCTTTGGAGGGGATTGAAGTTAGGTTTTAGATTTTGTCTTTTTGGAGTTTGTCCTGATAGTGGATGACATATCTCTAAACTGTTCTTGAGCCAATAAAGTTTCCTGCTTTATGTacaaataaatcataaaattttgccAACAAATCTCTCTTCAATAGTTCTTGTTTCGCTAATGAGCCACTCTTTTTGACCTGTAATGTCTCTCTTTTGAACTTTCTTTTTTATGTGTGGCTAATGGCCTAACGTGTGTATGTGCAGGTTCATAACCTTTATCATCTGGTTCGTATAAGTATCAAGAGATTCTAGGAACTTGAGTACAAAGGTTATGGACCATCAAGAACCATATCGAACCAGGTCTTTTAGCCGGGAGAGTAGTCTAGCCTCTTCTTTGAGCTTATCACGTAGCTTGCCTCTTTTTGTAAACAATGATGTGGATGATAGTGAGAGTGTCTCAGAGGCTGGGGATATTGGGGACCGTTCGCTCCGGAGAAGGCATAGTAGTGGTAGAAGCAACCGTTTGTTTTCTTCTGAGGATTTAATAGAACAAGGAGGCGATGATACTTCTCGTCAAGAACAAGGTTCTGTAATCAAACCTTTGCCTGAGCACATGACAACATCTCCTTTACCAACTAAGTCACTCTTGTCACCTGAGACAAACAACCCGGTAAAAAACCGTCTCTTACTTCTTGATATTCCGGAAGCTATAGACGATTTAgtaaaaatttcaataattattttttaaaaataaatttgggagcttatgtttatataattttcttcgGAAATTTTGAGGGATATAAGCTATGCCCAGGACCGGCTCTACTTCTTTCTTACTTCTTTATATTCTGGAGGCTGTAGACGATTTAgtaaaaatttcaataattgttttttttttttaaattaatttgggtgcttatgtttaTGTAATTATCTTCGTTGGCTATAGCCTATAGGCTAATGTTTCACTTTTCTATGCTTAGGACCGGCCCTGCTTCTTAATAGTCATGTTACACTGTTAGTATTGGTTTCTCTGTtcagtgttttttttatttatgatagCTATTTGGTTTTGAATAGGGTAAGAAGGAAGAGCCTGTGTTACCAAAGTCCTTGGAATACATATCATGCCTGATTCATTTGGCTGTTTTTGGGATTCTTGGAGCTATTACGAGATACTTGCTGCAGAAACTGTTTGGACCAAGTGTTGCTCGAGTAACCAGTGATGGGAGCATCTTGTACCTTGATCTTCCCTCCAACATGGTAGGATCATTCTTGATGGGTTGGTTCGGCGTCGTGTTCAAAGCAGATATAACCAGAGTCTCTGAGTTTTTAGCGATAGGATTGTCGACTGGTTACTTGGGAAGCCTCACAACGTTCAGTGGTTGGAACCAGAAGATGCTGGATCTTAGTGCTGATGGCAAATGGCTATACGCTGTTCTTGGCTTCCTATTAGGTAAAAGTAGAACACTCACCACTTAATTTAGATGAACAAACGTGCTAACAGCATAATCTTTTGGTTGCAGGATTGTTTCTTGCGTCATACTCCATCATTCTTGGGGTAGAAACAGCCAAAGGTTTCAGATGGCTTCTTGACAgaagagcttcttcttcttctaaggAGAGAACCTCTTGTCTTCTTGAAGTTAACACGTTTAAGATGCATCTTGTGTCTATGACCTTAATGGTTGTGTTGCTTGTGGCTTTACTCGCTGTGAGTGCCACTCAGCTTGTGAAAGAGTTTGACAAAGGAACAAGCGAGGCTCAGTTATGGTTAGGTTGCTTAGTTGCAGCGCCTGGTGTGTGGCTCAGATGGTTTCTTGCTCGGCTCAATGGACGTGGACTGGGAAAAGATGGACAGTACTTGAGGTGGGTCCCGTTTGGAACTGTTATTGCAAATGCAGCTGCGGCTTCCGCCATGGCAGCTTTGGCCACGTTAAAGAAATCGGTatgaactctctctctctctctctctctctctctctataacaGACAGATCACAGAAGATAACATTCTTTGCATCTCTCTTTTGGGGAACAGGTGGACACGACAACATGTAACACGGTTGCTTCTAGCATTCAGTTTGGTCTGTTGGGATGTCTAAGCACAGTTTCAACCTTTATGGCTGAGTTCAATGCCATGAGAGAGAGTGATTATCCATGGAGAGCCTATGCGTATGCATCTTTCACCATTGCAGTTTCTTTTGCAATGGGAACTGTTATATACTCGGTCCCTGTTTGGGTTGTAGGATTCAATTAGTTAAGATTCAAACTAGCTAGATGAGTCTTGTAAACAAAGAGTTTGGTGACAATCAAGTTACCCTTGTGCAGAAGAAGTTTTAAGATCATACTTGTATACTATAATGATAACTTTTGCATGTTTTACATGAAATATAATGATTCTATATTCCATACTTCAAAAAAAGAACACAAAAACCACTGACATAACACATGAAAAAGAGATGTCAAGTCAGCATATGTGAAACAACTTGTCTCACAGAGCCGGTCCTAgactttgatttgattttttgtaGAACATGTCTATTATAAAGATGTTACAACTGGTTTGGTTTGGTGTATTATTGTAATAAGCCTGTTCTGTGGTCCACGCACGCATGTCCGAACGACTCACCTTCCCTCCTCTTAATTGTTGGCTGTTTTGCTTATTATAATTATGCTTCCCTAATGATATTTTTGgctgagtgatatttttatttatataacctATGTTTGTTGAATTTCTCTCGGTTCAGCAAACAAAATAACTTTTTGTTGTGtccatttataaataaataaataaatagctgGATTATCCaaaagagatttgtgattggtgGAGGAAAGATAATAATTCCCTGATCATAGTAATAAAATTTTGGctaagcaattttttttttttaatatatgaactAGTACTATATGTTTTTTGGAATTCAGCAAAcgaaatcatctttttttttcttttctttttttggtgttgttgtgtcaataaataaataaataactcgtttaaaaaaaaaaaaggaattttcctttaaaaaaaagaatgaagagAAAAGAAATGTTAATAACATTATGGGAAACAAGGGTTGGTTCTGTCTGTAAAAGGGAGGCTAAGAACAAACAATTGGTAGTCGCTCTGTTTGTATCTCAAAAGCAAAGAGATTAAACCTTTGGTTTGGTTGGATCCGACAATGAGGAGAGAGATGAAGgtgaagagaagagaattgaagaagaagaagaagaagaagaagaagaagaagaaggagaagacgaGGGTGAGGATGCTCTGCGATTTCTGCGGATCATCATCCAGCAAGAGGTATAACATTCTAATTTTATAGGTTGGTTAGTAATAAGAAGATGGTCTTCTTCTTGGTGGTTTTAGTAATTGATTCTTGAGTCTTGCAGATATGAACACACAAAACAAGAAGAAGCTCTGGTATTGTTCAagtccatctctctctctctctcaatgtCTTTTGTCTCACTCACCACATGTGTTTTTATTTGTGTCTAAGTTGATTGAGAGCGAACTCAAGCGCCTCCGGCTTTTGACCAGGAGAATGACTGGTAAAGATCTTGACGGCCTGACTTTCGCTGAGCTTCTACTACTCGAATCCCTTCTTAAACAAGTCTTGCTCATTGTCAAGAAGCTcaaggtgagagagagagaatacaAACAACCATAGAAGGGAAGCTATATCTAAATCCTgtcttgttttctttctttaacAGAAGAAGCTGGAAGAAGAGCAAAGGCTGCAGAAGAAAGAAGCAGATGACGAGGGTGAAGGTAGTACGAGGAGAGAGCTGGTGGTTTTGGTTGAATACGAAAGACGTAGCTCTGAATCCATGCAGAGCGAGTTTGAGAGACTGTGGCTCTTGAAGGAGTAAGTTAGTTCACTTTCCcactttcccagtttgagaGATTGTTAAACGTTGGAGTTTTGTTGAAGCAGGAGGATGAGTGGTAGAGAGCTGGCCGGTATGACTTACTCTGAGCTCCGCTTGCTTGAAGATGAGATCAACCGTGGACTAATGGGGTTGCACGAGCAACAGTTTGGACCGAGGATGGAGCAAATTGCAACGCAGCAAAGTGAGGTAATACTAATAATCTGTTGTAAGTATGAGATCTTATTAAAAACCGATGGTGGTGGTTTGGTTCTCACTTTTGTTTCTTGATGATTGATGATTGCTTGTTTGTCACAACAAGAAATTGATCTCGCAGTTGAGAGACGCTGAAGAGAGACTCGGAACAGTTGATAGTTCTTGAAGAAGCCTTCCTGAGGAGCACCTGTTGAGCAATGATCATTAATACTGTTCTCTGATAATTAACAAAACAGTCCATTACTCGTTCAAAAGCCACAATCTCTCCAACTCCTTGTGCACAGGTTCAGAGCTACGTCTCTCAAATTCTCTCTTCATCTTAAGCTGCAAGAACACACAAACGTGAGAGGCAAGAAAAGAGAGATAGGGACCAGAGGCTGACAACAATATACAAGCACGCACCAGTGGTGCTTCATGATCTTGTTTctcctctctttcttctttagAGCTGGTATATATTAAACAATTGGTTCaatgagcaaaaaaaaataaaagtgataCATAATCAGACATCTACTAACTCATGTTTCTTACCTGGAGGTAGAGAATTTGCGCAGCCTTTCATCTTCTTCGAGCTTAATCTTCTTCTGCAATAGATTAAAACAAAGATTACAAAACATGATGAATGACTAAAAAGAGACAATTAACAAGATTACCTTTTGGTCAATCACAATGAGCCGGACCTCCTTTAAGTGACTTAGAAGGGATAGCAGCTCGGAGAAACTCACACTGTCGTCTTTACCATTCATCCTCCTGATCAAAAGCTGTAACCTCTGGACCTCTCGCTGCAGAGACAAGAAGAGATTCAAATGCATGATCGTTGAAAAAGAAGAAGtgcttatataatatatacataccaCAGCTTCATTGTCTTGTTCCTCTAGACTTTGCTCAGAGCTGCATCCGTATCTGTACAAAAGATACGTAATTGAACAGAGAAACTCTAGAAAACAGAACCGTTTCCGGTTTACCTGCTGCTGCAGCAGAAATTGCACAACACACTCGCCTTCTCCTCCGTCATCTCTGAAACTTAAATCGATCCAAAAAGGTTTGATCTTCCTTGTGTCttaagagagagggagagagggtTATATACCCGGTTAAGTTGGGTTAGTTCGAATTAAACGGATTGAAACATTTCGTTATATACCCGGTTAAGATCGGTTCGAGTTTACCGGATTATATTAGCAAAATAGATATTTACTCTTAAATAAAGGAAAATTCCTATATTTTTTGGATactaattttattaacatttattttcttccctttttttaaacaaaggaaaattcctatatatatatatatatttttatttttttttaataaatcgagttatttatttgttaatCGACACAAGAAAAGTTATTTCGTTTGCTGAATTCCACAAACATATGtagatcatatatatatatagtatatattaaagtTTTATCACTCAGcaaaaatctgttacttctatATGATTAGGGAAGCATTATCTTCCTCCACAAATCACAAATCTATCTGGAGTAATAATTTATAAGGAAATTAACCATGATTCCTTCTTTTAAGTTCTTGTGCTTTTTAAGCTTCATGTGATTGCTCTTGAGGAAGAGTAACCCATATCAGTTTATAATTCTTGTTAAGAATCATATTGAAAGAtagattgcttgagatattcaGATATCTAACTAAATGGTTCACCCACCGCACCTTCAACTCCTCATCGCTCATCTCACGAAGTTTACTCTCAAAACTTCTTTGGTAAAAACTCCACTCCCGTATCCATATGTCCAGGAAAATCGTGAGTATTCTCATAAAATATCAATCTCATCAATTCTCTTTGAAATTGACTACGTTATTCATCTTCAATGGGCAGGATTAATTATTCTCACCGAAGATAAACGATTTTCTCATTGGTCAGATTATAGTTAATTTCTTTTATAGTTATTTACCAACGAAATGGACACTAACAGAAATGTAACTTTTCAGGTTTCAAAGTACCTATATAGTTAGAAGTGACTAAACGTGTAAGGGAGAAGTATAAAAGTGCATGTGACTCAATAAAAAACGGTTTTTTTATTGTAACATTCAGTAT
This window encodes:
- the LOC103865898 gene encoding fluoride export protein 1 isoform X2, whose product is MDHQEPYRTRSFSRESSLASSLSLSRSLPLFVNNDVDDSESVSEAGDIGDRSLRRRHSSGRSNRLFSSEDLIEQGGDDTSRQEQGSVIKPLPEHMTTSPLPTKSLLSPETNNPVKKEEPVLPKSLEYISCLIHLAVFGILGAITRYLLQKLFGPSVARVTSDGSILYLDLPSNMVGSFLMGWFGVVFKADITRVSEFLAIGLSTGYLGSLTTFSGWNQKMLDLSADGKWLYAVLGFLLGLFLASYSIILGVETAKGFRWLLDRRASSSSKERTSCLLEVNTFKMHLVSMTLMVVLLVALLAVSATQLVKEFDKGTSEAQLWLGCLVAAPGVWLRWFLARLNGRGLGKDGQYLRWVPFGTVIANAAAASAMAALATLKKSVDTTTCNTVASSIQFGLLGCLSTVSTFMAEFNAMRESDYPWRAYAYASFTIAVSFAMGTVIYSVPVWVVGFN
- the LOC103865898 gene encoding fluoride export protein 1 isoform X1; translation: MDHQEPYRTRSFSRESSLASSLSLSRSLPLFVNNDVDDSESVSEAGDIGDRSLRRRHSSGRSNRLFSSEDLIEQGGDDTSRQEQGSVIKPLPEHMTTSPLPTKSLLSPETNNPGKKEEPVLPKSLEYISCLIHLAVFGILGAITRYLLQKLFGPSVARVTSDGSILYLDLPSNMVGSFLMGWFGVVFKADITRVSEFLAIGLSTGYLGSLTTFSGWNQKMLDLSADGKWLYAVLGFLLGLFLASYSIILGVETAKGFRWLLDRRASSSSKERTSCLLEVNTFKMHLVSMTLMVVLLVALLAVSATQLVKEFDKGTSEAQLWLGCLVAAPGVWLRWFLARLNGRGLGKDGQYLRWVPFGTVIANAAAASAMAALATLKKSVDTTTCNTVASSIQFGLLGCLSTVSTFMAEFNAMRESDYPWRAYAYASFTIAVSFAMGTVIYSVPVWVVGFN
- the LOC103865899 gene encoding uncharacterized protein LOC103865899 isoform X2, which gives rise to MRREMKVKRRELKKKKKKKKKKKKEKTRVRMLCDFCGSSSSKRYEHTKQEEALLIESELKRLRLLTRRMTGKDLDGLTFAELLLLESLLKQVLLIVKKLKKKLEEEQRLQKKEADDEGEGSTRRELVVLVEYERRSSESMQSEFERLWLLKERMSGRELAGMTYSELRLLEDEINRGLMGLHEQQFGPRMEQIATQQSEKLISQLRDAEERLGTVDSS
- the LOC103865899 gene encoding uncharacterized protein LOC103865899 isoform X3, with amino-acid sequence MRREMKVKRRELKKKKKKKKKKKKEKTRVRMLCDFCGSSSSKRYEHTKQEEALLIESELKRLRLLTRRMTGKDLDGLTFAELLLLESLLKQVLLIVKKLKKKLEEEQRLQKKEADDEGEGSTRRELVVLVEYERRSSESMQSEFERLWLLKERMSGRELAGMTYSELRLLEDEINRGLMGLHEQQFGPRMEQIATQQSELRDAEERLGTVDSS
- the LOC103865899 gene encoding uncharacterized protein LOC103865899 isoform X4 — protein: MRREMKKKKKEKTRVRMLCDFCGSSSSKRYEHTKQEEALLIESELKRLRLLTRRMTGKDLDGLTFAELLLLESLLKQVLLIVKKLKKKLEEEQRLQKKEADDEGEGSTRRELVVLVEYERRSSESMQSEFERLWLLKERMSGRELAGMTYSELRLLEDEINRGLMGLHEQQFGPRMEQIATQQSEVILIICCKYEILLKTDGGGLVLTFVS
- the LOC103865899 gene encoding uncharacterized protein LOC103865899 isoform X1, which gives rise to MRREMKVKRRELKKKKKKKKKKKKEKTRVRMLCDFCGSSSSKRYEHTKQEEALLIESELKRLRLLTRRMTGKDLDGLTFAELLLLESLLKQVLLIVKKLKKKLEEEQRLQKKEADDEGEGSTRRELVVLVEYERRSSESMQSEFERLWLLKERMSGRELAGMTYSELRLLEDEINRGLMGLHEQQFGPRMEQIATQQSEVILIICCKYEILLKTDGGGLVLTFVS
- the LOC103866027 gene encoding uncharacterized protein LOC103866027 isoform X2, which produces MTEEKASVLCNFCCSSRYGCSSEQSLEEQDNEAVREVQRLQLLIRRMNGKDDSVSFSELLSLLSHLKEVRLIVIDQKKKIKLEEDERLRKFSTSSSKEEREEKQDHEAPLLKMKREFERRSSEPVHKELERLWLLNE
- the LOC103866027 gene encoding uncharacterized protein LOC103866027 isoform X1, giving the protein MTEEKASVLCNFCCSSRYGCSSEQSLEEQDNEAVREVQRLQLLIRRMNGKDDSVSFSELLSLLSHLKEVRLIVIDQKKKIKLEEDERLRKFSTSSSKEEREEKQDHEAPLVRACILLSASGPYLSFLASHVCVFLQLKMKREFERRSSEPVHKELERLWLLNE